ATGATAACGTGTATAAAGTGAATAATACAGTACCAGTTGATAGACTTTACATCACAATATAGTACAGATCTCAATAATATACTTGGAGAACCCATGGTTATCGGCATTTGGTAGTGGTTTCTTCATATGATTTAACATCACTTCACTGACTACTGAGGTAGGCATCTCTGATGGCATGCATCTCTGCAGCAGCATCACTTGTTGACATCCTTTCTCTGGGCAATTGCTTTGAGCATAGGACACAAAGCTGGATGATGGCAGCCAAACATTCCTTGGCTCTGCTTATATTTTCTGTATCAGTGCTATCGTTTGCTTCATCATGCAGCCAGATGTTGGAGTCTGCTATCTCCATGACATTCCCAGATAGACCTGCTGCCTCTGCAAAGTATTGCAGGGTTAACCCATCTCTAAACATATCATCTGTCGGGCACCTTCCAGTAAACATCTCGATCAAGGTGATCCCAAGGCTGTACACATCACCATAAGTAGATACTGGAAGCCCTTCTCCATATTCTACAATGGATTGAAACAATTCGGGGTATAAACAGGTATGCACAGAAGTTATTTCATATACATATATTGTATCTAATTAAGCCTTAAAAAACATATATCTAATTAAATGTGATCATTTCAAGCATAGGGGGAGCATATTCAGTTACCTGGAGCAACATATCCAATGGATCCTCTTATTCCCATGGAGCTAAGGGAACTTGCAGAAGCTTCGCTTGCAGCTTCTTTTAGAATTCTAGCAATGCCAAAATCCCCAACACGAGCCCTCATGTCCTCTGTGAGAAGAATGTTGCTTGGCTTGAGATCGCAATGGATGATGGAAGGTTGGCAACCATTGTGAAGATAGTCTATAGCATCCACGAGGTCAACGGCGATATCTAACCTCTGTGACAGGCTGAGTGTTCCCATTCTGTTTTGGCTTTCAATATCTGGGTGGATCCAGCGGTCTAAGCTGAAATTGGGCATGAGCTCGAAGACTAGCGCTCTGAAGTCTTGGCCTTGGTGGTTGATGCTTGAACAACATGTGATGATCTTTACAAGGCAACGGTGCCTAACTCTTCTTAGTGCCTCACATTCATCCAGGAAGCTCTTGTAGGATCCAGATTGCTGCAGATTAAACACCTTCACAGCGGCAGCAAAATTTTCTAGAGTGCCTTTGTATACAGTACCATATCTTCCCTTCCCAAGCAGATTGGCTTCTGAAAACCCGTCCGTTGCTTTGAGTATGTCGTTGTATGAAACCATTGGAAGGTCAATCTTCTGAGGTGACAGTTGTTCTTTCCTCAATCCTGACTTAAATTTTCTGTACAGAAATCCAGCTAAAGCAAGAGCTACAAGTAAGACTAGGATACCAACTGCTGCAGGGACAGCTATTCTCAGGGACTTTGGCAAGCCTCTCTTGGAGCTTGGACATTTTGGCAGTTGAAGCTGTGGTATTCCACCACATAACTCATTGTTTCCAAAAATTGATAGTCCAGTTAAATTCCTGAAAATCCCTTCTTTTGGTACCTCACCTTGTAAATTGTTGAACGATATGTCGAGGTGGAGCAGAGATGTTGAATAACCAAGGAGTTCAGGGATTGACCCTGACAGATCATTATGTGCAAGATACAGTTCCTGCAAGCTGGTAATATTGCTCAGTTCCCCTGGGATGCTACCGTTCAGTTTGTTGTTCGTCAAATTCAGTACAGTAAGCCCTTTGATGTTCTTCAAAGTGGGAGGGATGTTTCCTTGGAATGAATTGCCATCCATCAAGAGGGTTTCCAGGACCACGCAGCCACCAATGGTTGCAGGTATTTTACCAGACAACTGGTTCCCTGATAGGATAAGCTGTTCGAGATTTACCAAATTGCCAATCTCTGAAGGTAGAGGTCCCTCCAGCAAGTTGTAAGACAAAGCCAAATAAATTGAGATGGATGATAGTTGCATAATTTCCTTTGGAATTGAGCCAGAAAGATGGTTCGTCGATATATCTAGTGCTGAAAGTTTTGTCAAATTTCCAATGCTTGATGGAATCGGTCCCTCCAAGCTGTTGAAGCTTGCACCAAGCCTATAAAGACCAGTGAGGTTTCCGATGGAAGAGGGGATGAATCCTGATAAGTTGGTGGAACTCAGATGTAGCCTCTTCAATTGTATAAGCTTCCCTATGGTCTCAGGAATGGCCCCAGTGAGCAAGTTGCCAGCAAGAATAAGCACCTCAAGACCTATCAAATTTCCAATATCTGATGGAATAGTACCAGATATATTGTTGTTAAAAATATCTAGCTCTTGGATGTTTGTGGACAAGTTAGACAATGAGGTTGGTAATTGCCCCGAGAACCTGTTCTGTTCTATATTTATCTGTTGCAACCTGCTACAGTTTGTCAAAGAAGTAAGGAATTGCCATTCTTGCTCATTGTTTGCCTCAAACTTGTTTCCAACCAGATTAAACCTTCTAAGATACTGCAATTTTCCCAAGTCTGAAGGGACAACCCCACTGAATCCGTTATTTGCAACATCAAAAAGCTGGAGTCTGGAGATATTAGTCAGTGATGGAGGCACAACTCCAGTGAATCGGTTATTCCCAAATCCAAACTGCTGTATGCTAGGAAGGCTTCTTCCCAGATGAGCTGGTAGACGGCCATGCAGGTAGTTGTCCGTCACAAAAAACATGTACAGAGATGACTGGTTGTACAGCGAAAGAGGAAGCAAACCTGAGAGGTTGTTCATGGCCAGCTGAAGGAACCCGAGATGTGCATTGTTCCCAATGCTCTCGGGGATTGATCCCTCGAGATGGTTAGCTGCCAGGGACAAGATGGTCACCTGTGAGAGGTTCCCAAGTGATGAGGGGATGGTCCCAGTGAGGCTGTTGTTGTATAGGTGTACAACACGAAGCGATTGCATGTTGCCGATCTCAGAAGGTATGCTTCCTTGCAACCCCTTGTTGTCAGCAATTATCATCACCCTGAGGTTGGTGCAGCGGCTAATGTTGCTTGGGATTGCACCAAGGTACTTGAGACGGCGGAGGGAGCCGATGCTGGGAGGAATCTTGCCGTGCAAGGGATTGAGGCTCAAGTTGAGCGTGCGGAGGAACGTGAGGTTGCCGATGGCGGGGGAGATAGTGCCGGAGATCCCCTGAGAGTTTAGGTCCAGAGCAACCACCCTCGACCGATGTCTCCGGCTGCACGTGACGCCCTCCCAGACACAGTAGCTGATGCTCCGGTTCCAGGAGGCCAGCACCCCGGAATGGTCTGAAATCCTTTCCTTGAAAGCCGTGAGAGCTCCCTCGTCATCGTCGTGTGCGTGCATGACCCCCATGGTGGAGAGTAGGAGAAGCACAAGACATCTGATTCCGAAGAGGCGCCGTGGCAGCGGTGTACCCCTCCGCCACATGGTTTGCTGCATCGGGCTGGTTATTTGGGTGGTTCTTTTCTCTCTCTCCTCGGTATGGATCATTGGAGCTACAAGCTCTTTCTTTCTGATACAGAATTTGGATGATGCCGGCGAGCCTTTTGCCGGATTAAATTAGTACCGGTACCATTATTCATGTTAGTGACCTAGGACTGAATTTGACCACTTCTGCACCTGTGCCGAAACTGACTTGCTCTCCCTGATTAAATGCTCCTGAGCTGCACCTGCCCCCCATGATGTAGTCCAGGAGGCCCCAGTGATTTATCAAGGCGCGGTGCAATGAATGAAACAATCGGGTCCATCTGTTTGATGGAAACCAATTAGCATTAGTTCTTCTATGTTTTTATTACTCCCTTCGATCCATATTAATTGACTTTGGGATGCAAAGCGGGTCCCGTTTAAACCCACTTATGGTCTTAACAGTTCAATAATTTGTTTTTTTTCCCGGGGAGAATGAACTATCAAGCTAGATAAAACTAACTAAACGGGACTTGTGAACGCCGTTTATTTGCCATTTACATCCCGCTGTGCAAGCTTCCCTATGCTCTCATGAATTATCCCATTGAGCAAGTTGCGACCAAGAACAAGCACCTCCAGGCCTATCAAGTTTCTGATATCCGATGGGATAGTGCCAGATATATTGTTGGCAAAAATATTTAGCTCTTGTATGTTTCTGGACAAGTTAGACAATGAGGTTGGCAATTGCCCCGAAAAACCTGTTCTGTTCTATTGACATCAGTTGCAACCTGCTACAGTTTGTCAAAGAAGGAATTGCTTGTTTTGCCTGATGGGAACAATCAAAACTGCCTGATGAGAACCAATGATAAGTTTTTCTATTCCTTATGTAGGAAGAAAACAGAAGTTCAGGGTGAAGAAGGAAAGAACAGGTGGCTGTTTTGTGGCGTGTGTTGGATCTTTTtaaggaaaaggaaaaggaaagaaCAGGTGGCTGTTTTTGTGACTGAGCCAACAAAAACAACTTTTGAAGATTAGCAGCACAGGCAGTTCCAGCACAACACTGAGACCAACTTCAGCAAATGAAGAAGGTCAAGGAAAAGGGAAGTTGGGTGATTATTCCCTGAACCTGCAGCAAGAAGCTGAGCCCACAAGGTGGGACACTGGGACAGTGCTTCAACAGAGAGCGCTGGAAATGCAACAAAAGTAGCTTAGCCAACAAAGTGGACTGGAAATTCGACAGAATTAACTTTGAAGAAGTGAGCCAGCAAAGAGAAGAAGCGCATGTTTTTTTTATGTTATATCATATAGCAACTTTTTTTTTACTTCATTATCATGTACGGAACTCAATTTTGTTCTTAGTTATTAGCTGGCAGTGTGCTGGCCACTTTTCCAATGTTTTTTTTTTCTGTTGGATTAATAACCGTGGAGCTTTTCCCCTGGACCAGTTTAATTGTATTTCGGAAAATGCTGCATGGGTATACACTTTTTGATGTAAAAAATAGAGAATACAAGTATACTGGAAAAACAACTTAACAAAGTTTCTCAGGTATTCCCTAAAAACATTTCTCGGATACTTACCAAAAAAGAAAATTCCATCTTCTTTGCGGAAGAAAACGAAATTAATTCGAAATCACAGGGAATAAAAACGAAAAGCCTTTTTTTATgcaaagaaaaaaagagagagcaGATTTTTGCAacgaaaaaggaaagaaaagacaTACGAAACAGGTACTT
This genomic stretch from Triticum urartu cultivar G1812 unplaced genomic scaffold, Tu2.1 TuUngrouped_contig_6218, whole genome shotgun sequence harbors:
- the LOC125530308 gene encoding probable LRR receptor-like serine/threonine-protein kinase At3g47570 isoform X1, producing MIHTEEREKRTTQITSPMQQTMWRRGTPLPRRLFGIRCLVLLLLSTMGVMHAHDDDEGALTAFKERISDHSGVLASWNRSISYCVWEGVTCSRRHRSRVVALDLNSQGISGTISPAIGNLTFLRTLNLSLNPLHGKIPPSIGSLRRLKYLGAIPSNISRCTNLRVMIIADNKGLQGSIPSEIGNMQSLRVVHLYNNSLTGTIPSSLGNLSQVTILSLAANHLEGSIPESIGNNAHLGFLQLAMNNLSGLLPLSLYNQSSLYMFFVTDNYLHGRLPAHLGRSLPSIQQFGFGNNRFTGVVPPSLTNISRLQLFDVANNGFSGVVPSDLGKLQYLRRFNLVGNKFEANNEQEWQFLTSLTNCSRLQQINIEQNRFSGQLPTSLSNLSTNIQELDIFNNNISGTIPSDIGNLIGLEVLILAGNLLTGAIPETIGKLIQLKRLHLSSTNLSGFIPSSIGNLTGLYRLGASFNSLEGPIPSSIGNLTKLSALDISTNHLSGSIPKEIMQLSSISIYLALSYNLLEGPLPSEIGNLVNLEQLILSGNQLSGKIPATIGGCVVLETLLMDGNSFQGNIPPTLKNIKGLTVLNLTNNKLNGSIPGELSNITSLQELYLAHNDLSGSIPELLGYSTSLLHLDISFNNLQGEVPKEGIFRNLTGLSIFGNNELCGGIPQLQLPKCPSSKRGLPKSLRIAVPAAVGILVLLVALALAGFLYRKFKSGLRKEQLSPQKIDLPMVSYNDILKATDGFSEANLLGKGRYGTVYKGTLENFAAAVKVFNLQQSGSYKSFLDECEALRRVRHRCLVKIITCCSSINHQGQDFRALVFELMPNFSLDRWIHPDIESQNRMGTLSLSQRLDIAVDLVDAIDYLHNGCQPSIIHCDLKPSNILLTEDMRARVGDFGIARILKEAASEASASSLSSMGIRGSIGYVAPEYGEGLPVSTYGDVYSLGITLIEMFTGRCPTDDMFRDGLTLQYFAEAAGLSGNVMEIADSNIWLHDEANDSTDTENISRAKECLAAIIQLCVLCSKQLPRERMSTSDAAAEMHAIRDAYLSSQ
- the LOC125530308 gene encoding putative receptor-like protein kinase At3g47110 isoform X2, with protein sequence MIHTEEREKRTTQITSPMQQTMWRRGTPLPRRLFGIRCLVLLLLSTMGVMHAHDDDEGALTAFKERISDHSGVLASWNRSISYCVWEGVTCSRRHRSRVVALDLNSQGISGTISPAIGNLTFLRTLNLSLNPLHGKIPPSIGSLRRLKYLGAIPSNISRCTNLRVMIIADNKGLQGSIPSEIGNMQSLRVVHLYNNSLTGTIPSSLGNLSQVTILSLAANHLEGSIPESIGNNAHLGFLQLAMNNLSAHLGRSLPSIQQFGFGNNRFTGVVPPSLTNISRLQLFDVANNGFSGVVPSDLGKLQYLRRFNLVGNKFEANNEQEWQFLTSLTNCSRLQQINIEQNRFSGQLPTSLSNLSTNIQELDIFNNNISGTIPSDIGNLIGLEVLILAGNLLTGAIPETIGKLIQLKRLHLSSTNLSGFIPSSIGNLTGLYRLGASFNSLEGPIPSSIGNLTKLSALDISTNHLSGSIPKEIMQLSSISIYLALSYNLLEGPLPSEIGNLVNLEQLILSGNQLSGKIPATIGGCVVLETLLMDGNSFQGNIPPTLKNIKGLTVLNLTNNKLNGSIPGELSNITSLQELYLAHNDLSGSIPELLGYSTSLLHLDISFNNLQGEVPKEGIFRNLTGLSIFGNNELCGGIPQLQLPKCPSSKRGLPKSLRIAVPAAVGILVLLVALALAGFLYRKFKSGLRKEQLSPQKIDLPMVSYNDILKATDGFSEANLLGKGRYGTVYKGTLENFAAAVKVFNLQQSGSYKSFLDECEALRRVRHRCLVKIITCCSSINHQGQDFRALVFELMPNFSLDRWIHPDIESQNRMGTLSLSQRLDIAVDLVDAIDYLHNGCQPSIIHCDLKPSNILLTEDMRARVGDFGIARILKEAASEASASSLSSMGIRGSIGYVAPEYGEGLPVSTYGDVYSLGITLIEMFTGRCPTDDMFRDGLTLQYFAEAAGLSGNVMEIADSNIWLHDEANDSTDTENISRAKECLAAIIQLCVLCSKQLPRERMSTSDAAAEMHAIRDAYLSSQ